One genomic segment of Tubulanus polymorphus chromosome 4, tnTubPoly1.2, whole genome shotgun sequence includes these proteins:
- the LOC141903586 gene encoding uncharacterized protein LOC141903586 — MKMTTVGVVVVQTAQELQHIETKTSRISRRRRIVEKIKLVRKTDVVVTFFYALVSNLQTFGEIDEIKRIQRPPESAAAIAKLKYSRHFIKPLSIEESLKVVGDLDAINERMEGMATYQAPRPPIDYYQKPMQYQLPIVSINLNALRSRNELFMRRAEIAYGNARSQLRSNENFAGAQRVSGNVARSRQQRVKLWDGAKYRASPESRNTGPKRH; from the exons atgaaaatgaCAACAGTAGGAGTCGTGGTGGTTCAGACAGCTCAGGAATTACAACATATTGAGACTAAAACTAGCAGGATTTCAAGACGACGGAGAATAGTTGAGAAGATTAAACTCGTACGTAAAACCGA CGTTGTGGTAACGTTCTTCTACGCGCTGGTGAGTAACCTTCAAACATTCGGCGAAATCGACGAAATAAAACGAATTCAGAGACCGCCAGAAAGCGCCGCAGCGATCGCTAAACTCAAATATTCCCGTCATTTCATAAAACCTTTGAGTATCGAGGAAAGTTTGAAAGTTGTTGGTGATTTGGATGCGATAAACGAACGTATGGAAGGTATGGCGACGTATCAGGCGCCGCGACCACCAATCGATTATTATCAGAAACCGATGCAATATCAACTGCCGATTGTTTCGATAAATTTAAACGCTTTGAGATCGAGAAATGAGTTGTTCATGCGACGAGCGGAGATCGCCTACGGGAACGCGCGAAGTCAACTGAGATCTAACGAAAATTTCGCCGGCGCGCAAAGAGTATCGGGCAATGTTGCGAGATCTCGGCAGCAACGGGTCAAATTATGGGACGGAGCGAAATATCGAGCGAGTCCCGAATCGCGAAATACCGGCCCGAAGAGGCATTAA